Proteins from a genomic interval of Chanos chanos chromosome 3, fChaCha1.1, whole genome shotgun sequence:
- the camkvl gene encoding caM kinase-like vesicle-associated, like: MPFGCLALRDGRTYHSLSDITDKYEIGQVLKAKEFCELCLAKERQTDKVYVCKKFLKKDGRKVRKAAKNEIMILKMVKHPNILQLIDAFETRKEFFIIQELATGGDVFDWILDQGNYTERDASNVIRQVLEAVAYLHSLNIVHRNLKLENLMYYTENNHNKVVLRDFYLSKFENGSITEPCGTPEYLAPEVVARHRYGRPVDCWAVGVIMYMLLSGNPPFYDETEEENTDLHNRIIFCRIVAGEFEFDSPYWDDISPAAKELVCRLMEVDPMLRITAQEALWHEWIAGNGASEKNLKDGVCAQFEKNFAKAKWRKAIRVTTFMQRLRASEMGSTDGVTEGQGEAGKAVGVGDEGTQADSVGISSASVSHEVTVENRPVEDQEEEKRNETDKEGVKKGAEDGTHQMAPASGKEKPLAEMSQASLPSISTKASDNSGVNNNTSEQDISAHSNAEKKASSPETANRRKMAANLSLDHGTGFGGKTSALHADKEKPAQPDEKGQAMKKQEISPGSWCQTQLPEAVAERPAGVGALREVSPRGREGEKGKLDKSTQLGKQNQGTYAAKGSPNLGRNQRELGLGAQGFGSSYCSPYSVTSEAMYSGLESGRGNSADWQMDSVIEQIEKQMAAVLEKIEGDMPSLLEQISDCPETLPRAKSAQSSPLSRPSSYHHSTPPPLPTTPRPPMPSLPHLTIPPPSYPPPSPPSHIQTQNQPNPNQDEREGHRGAVKSGQTPRGGVSGRGL, from the exons ATGCCATTTGGGTGCCTTGCCCTGCGAGATGGGCGGACGTACCACAGCCTGTCTGACATCACAGACAAATACGAGATTGGGCAGGTCCTCAAGGC GAAGGAATTTTGTGAGCTGTGTCTGGCAAAAGAACGCCAGACAGACAAGGTTTACGTGTGCAAGAAATTCCTCAAGAAAGATGGCAGGAAAGTGCGAAAGGCTGCCAAGAACGAAATCATGATTTTGAAGAT GGTCAAACATCCAAACATTCTGCAGCTGATTGATGCATTTGAGACCAGAAAAGAATTTTTCATCATTCAGGAGCT GGCCACAGGTGGGGATGTGTTTGATTGGATCCTGGACCAAGGcaactacacagagagagacgccTCCAACGTGATCCGCCAGGTCCTAGAGGCTGTGGCTTATCTCCATTCCCTTAACATTGTCCACAGGAACCTAAAG ctgGAGAACTTAATGTACTACActgaaaacaaccacaacaaagtAGTGCTTCGGGATTTCTACTTGTCCAAGTTTGAGAATGGCTCCATCACTGAACCTTGTGGAACACCAGAGTATTTGG CCCCTGAGGTTGTGGCACGCCATCGCTATGGACGACCAGTTGACTGCTGGGCTGTTGGAGTCATTATGTATATGCT GTTGTCTGGGAACCCACCTTTCTATgatgagacagaggaagagaacacaGACCTACACAACCGTATCATCTTCTGTCGAATTGTGGCGGGAGAATTTGAGTTTGATTCTCCATATTGGGACGACATCTCTCCTGCGG ctaAAGAGCTTGTTTGCAGACTGATGGAAGTCGATCCAATGCTGCGGATTACAGCACAGGAAGCATTGTGGCATGAGTG GATTGCTGGAAATGGAGCTTCAGAGAAAAACCTGAAGGATGGAGTTTGTGCCCAGTTTGAGAAGAACTTTGCTAAAGCCAAGTGGAGG AAAGCAATTCGTGTTACCACTTTTATGCAGCGTCTACGTGCCTCTGAAATGGGATCTACTGATGGGGTGACAGAGGGGCAGGGTGAAGCAGGCAAAGCAGTGGGTGTAGGGGATGAGGGTACTCAGGCCGATTCGGTGGGAATCTCATCTGCCAGTGTATCCCATGAGGTGACAGTGGAAAACAGGCCTGTAGAGGatcaggaagaggaaaaga GgaatgaaacagacaaagaaggAGTAAAGAAAGGGGCTGAGGATGGCACTCACCAAATGGCACCTGcctcaggaaaagaaaaaccattgGCAGAGATGAGTCAAGCATCCTTGCCCTCTATTTCAACAAAGGCCTCTGACAACTCTGGGGTTAATAACAACACATCAGAACAAGACATCTCAGCACATAGCAATGCAGAGAAAAAAGCATCATCTCCTGAAACAGCGAATCGCCGCAAGATGGCAGCCAACCTCTCTTTGGATCATGGCACAGGATTCGGTGGCAAGACTAGTGCGTTGCATGCTGACAAGGAAAAGCCAGCACAACCAGATGAGAAGGGACAAGCAatgaaaaaacaggaaatatCACCAGGCAGCTGGTGTCAAACCCAGCTCCCAGAGGCTGTGGCAGAGAGGCCAGCAGGGGTAGGGGCACTTAGAGAAGTGAGccccagagggagagagggggaaaagggtAAACTAGACAAGTCCACTCAGTTAGGAAAACAGAACCAAGGTACATATGCTGCCAAGGGATCTCCAAATTTGGGACGTAATCAGAGGGAGCTGGGTCTTGGGGCTCAAGGATTTGGAAGTTCATATTGTTCACCTTACTCTGTTACCAGTGAGGCAATGTACAGTGGTTTAGAGTCAGGGAGAGGCAATAGTGCTGACTGGCAGATGGACAGCGTAATTGAGCAAATAGAGAAACAAATGGCTGCTGTTCTAGAGAAGATAGAGGGGGACATGCCGTCCCTGTTAGAGCAGATCAGCGACTGTCCTGAGACTCTGCCGCGGGCCAAAAGCGCCCAGTCCTCTCCCTTGTCCCGTCCAAGCTCATACCATCACTCCACCCCACCACCTCTTCCCACGACCCCTCGTCCACCCATGCCTTCCCTTCCACACCTGACAATTCCTCCCCCATCCTACCCACCACCCTCTCCTCCTAGTCATATTCAGACTCAAAACCAACCAAACCCTAATCAGGATGAAAGAGAAGGACACAGAGGCGCTGTGAAGTCTGGTCAGACACCAAGGGGAGGTGTATCAGGACGAGGGTTATGA